GACGCAACACCCGTCATCGCCCCTCACGAACTTTTCCGCCAACTTATTTTCCCGCCACCcttcattttgatttttcttttactttttatgaagTGATTGTGAAATATTGTGagccaaaatatttttgtgtgaattTTTGTGGATGTGGATGTGTTGTGCTGTATGGGAATTTATTGGAATAACTGATTCGCTGTTTATTTCTTCGGTAAGTGTTAGTTTTAAGGTTTATTGGATGCTTATTTGATTTTCATGTTGCCTAGCTATGAGAATCCAACTAGCGGTTACAGTATAttagaataattttcttttagtagATAGTTTTCTCCTGAAAGGACACTTATCAGAAGAAAAACAGGATGCAGATAGATTCATATTGGAACAGTTTTGTTGGTTACTTCTAActgattattaaaaaacaaggcAAGGTATTAACGGTATGGTAACATACTGTACTTTAATATAAAGGCAGAGAAAAAATAGTTTGCTGAAAAATAGGGAAGATATGTCACACGGGCCTTTTTGACCGTAAGCATATTTAGAATTTGATAATATAGTGCATGTGATAATGATACAGACAGCTTAGCCTTTACCGGAAGAACCAGACAAGGAGGAGAGACAGTAATGCCACAACGTTTGCATCAGATTGATCCGCAGGTAACTAAGCAGATATTCCGCAAACAGATTCCAACCCAATTCTCCGTCAGCACCTATTTATCATGCAAAAATAACTCCGCTTTAATATTACATCACAATAATAGCACACCAAATGAACCATCAAAAACCAATCGCGCGGCACATCGATAAACGCGATAAAGTtgcaaacaacaaaataatggtACGAGTCGCGGAATTAACGCTCCTATTGTGTTAGTACAATAATCCGCTATCTAGGCCAGCCTCAGTGCTGCAGACGAACCTTTTGTCTTTCATGTTCGCCGTTAATAATGGCGGGCACCGAAACAGCCGCGCACAATACCGCGAAATGTGCGCGTTTTCATTTGCAAGACAAAACCCGCTTTGTTGTTGTGTCCGCTCAATACTAAATTTATAGCCGGTGGACTGAGAGCCGTATTGACGGCCGGCTAACGAACGACCAACACCATAAATGCATTTTGATCGGAACACAGATTATGTGCGCTCTGATCTAGACGGGACACCGCGGTGCATCGGCAAATATGTTGCCGATTAATCTGGATATGACTTTGCAGTAAAGATGCCATTGCTATGTTCATAACTTGAAAACATATTGGGACAGCGGGACATAAAGTAAGAACAATTTACCATATATTTTAAGCCATATTGTACCTCTGcgtcaaaattaaaacaaataattatttaaacaatttactcTATAAACACTATCTGTTACTTCATAAATTAATGCattatttttctactttaaGAATGTAaaacttatacattttttatattggaCTTTATTAAGGCAAAGGAAGGAAACTAGGTGGTCGACAGAAGCTTTTGCGGTGGGGTTACTGCCTTGGGCGAGTGGTAGCTGCCGGCCATTAGCGGATTCCTATCTTGGCTTCTTAGTGTAGATGTAGTTCTTTGgtcttttttattcaaactacAACAGTTTTTGATATAATCCTAGGAAACGCTGGTCCCCGTTTAGTAtttgataaatagtttttaaaaatagtgaatatattataagtgaggaaataaaaaaaagaatgtcgTTGTTATAATCCTATTTctttttacacaataatataattcttCCGCTTAGAAATATAGCTATGTTCAGTTCGTACAGTTGGCggttaaaatcaaatcaaaacggCAAACATTCCTCCAAATTTTCACCCATAAAAGGTTCCGTTATGGGTGAAACTCGACAGACGCCGAAACCGAATAAAAAACCCACAAATCCCCACACATAAAGTTACACTCGAGACCCAAAGAGTATGCGTCACAAAAGCGTCGTAATTGGCCCGTTCTTTTTCTACTTCCCTGAAGCATTCAGAGCCAATGAAACGTGTGCATTTAAATGACGTTCCACAGCTTTGTGGGGTCACACTAAAGTTGTTCGTGAAACCGCCAGTGAGTCTACGACTTTTGTTTAGCGTTCACTGAGGGGCTACTAAAAGAACCTGCTTGTTAAGAAATCATTAGTCATgcttatttgaaaatgtaatagAAACATGTAGGTGGATGTCAACATGTACAGTGCAGGCTTTTTAGGCTGGTCCATTGATGCTGCTATGTGTGCATTGCTTTCTCGTTAAGCATATCTGAAAGACTCACGAGAGGGTTATTCAATGTTCAAGGATAATGACATTTATGTCCATAAGAAGTGTCATTCAAGTAATTTTTAACAGTTAAAGCCTTAATAATGTCTTATGAATGACATATAATAGAACGGTTTCTCTAGGAACACTTACAGATATCCACTATCTCATAAATCTGTGTTGCGGTAATCCTGCAACGGAATAAAAAAGACCGGAGTGTATCACGTGTTTCGCCATAGcacatgataattataatataagattTGTACTTTGGACATATACTTagaaactatttcttttttttttaatctagccgtctcaataaatgttataaaatattagacaGCTGTTTAAGGGTGAAGTggtaatagatataaaatatacactTATTGCAACACACATTTTTACCCTGAACTAAACCTCTTCACGTCTACTTTTCTTAGGACGGAAAACCTAGTACGGTGGCTATCcaagtttaattttatgaatgtcTTAAATATAATTCGAACTATTTTTAATGCTGGGGCCACACTAGTGGCTAATGTCAATGCCCATTAGCGCAATAATATCgatgatgacaattttattttgcagtgtccgtcttgtagttttttgtataataatggataagtattttttaatttgtcccgcaaacaaaaattacagtgaatgaaacttacgcgtgacggcACGatagattataaattttaccatattgttacgtcacaacccgctctcctaaactttaaagcagttaatctttgtcaattctagtttttctgaaaaaggaaaaaatacatgtctcatacttttcaactatctaactgagggactaatgagatttctttttatacccagtcatcatccctattattgcGTTAATTTTTTGATGTACCGcgataattaatgtaatttcttGTTTACGTGGTCCCGGCATTAGACCGTCACATATTGACGAATGTCTGTCGAAAGGGGGTACGTATTGACTGGATTTTTGCTTCAGAGTTACCAATTAATCTCggtgtgaaaataaaattgttcaaagCTAGAAAAGAATTAATTACATAGCCGTTCTTAATAGTTGATAGTAACATcttaaaagatttgttttagtAACTTTCGTTagaattattcttatttaaatgatgcaacggtttagtcacgcgtatttaaACGTTAAAAAAGATTAACGTATTAAAAAGGTAACGATACAAATGCAAGTTTTTTTGaaggtatttttgtttcttgtttcaTTCAGAGATCACATTCTATTGATACGTTCTACTTACCATAAGAAGGGGGAGCGATCTGTTGTAACATATTAAACTAAcgttaaaagcaaaaaaaaaaagtaattgaaatttctttgaaatcctacttatattacaaaaatttgCATCCGATACTttaaaaccaggattaacacatacataggatagtttgttaaccgattttatgttccgtGTGTATGTGAACCCGAACCTAGGCCGAACTCTTCAAATTACTTGTTACTTATTTGTCCAGGCTGGGCAATTAAACCTTAGGGctaactaatatttacatttcaaaactatattaaaGTAAACTTATCACTATTAcagtcaattttaaaataaaactgtcctattgaaatgaaactcacgatcatggtcacgggcagaccatgatacctgcaaacgtttcgaaacgtcgggaactaaaatctaaaattaaaccgcgataaaatccgtaaaagtagtttcatttcaatgtctaacattcgcgtaaacctaaaaaaCTGTCCTAACCAAAACAACAAGAAAGATCACCAAATTAATACACCACTGAAATAAATTAGTCGTTTTTTTGTCTACCTTTCTTAAATACCTAATATAGAGTAGTAGAGTTCTGTTTATGAAATAGCATCATAAATTAAAGACAATAGGGatgaagacaatttttttttgcagtgtccgtcttgtagtttttttgtataataaaggATACGTatcttttaatttgtcccgcaaacataaattgaccaaatgcAGTGAATGAAACGTACGCGTGACgacacgattgtgtataaattttactctatcgttacgtcacaagccccgtctcctaaattttaaagcagttaatctttgtcaattctagtttttctgaaaagggaaaaaatacgtgtctcatacttttcaattatctaactgaggaactaatgagattttttctttttagacccagtcatcatccctattacaagTGACCACTTCATATACAAGTATGTGAGATACAAGCTCCTATGAGATTGCCACAGCTGTCAAAAATCTTGCAATACAATATTGTCAgtcgaaatttaaaaatcagTTTCCTTAAGTCGGATCCCGGCACGCACCacaaaacatacttacataactACACATCCCTCCTTTCTCCTATTGAATTGACTCCCCCCCCCCCGCCCACTCCCATTCATTCTTTACAGCTTTTGTAGGAACGCTCAGGCTTTTTGTAACAATGCTGGCGACGTGAATAGTAACTGTCGAAATATTGTTAAGCATGATGTCATCTTGCAAACGATGGCTGCGTTAATGACAGAGAAAGCCAATGTCGATTGCAAACAGTGTGTCGATTGTGAAGTAACTGTGTGACATTGTTagattttttgcaaatttgtaaCGCGAATTTATAATTCTCTTTTTGCGGTAGAGATTATTTTGAGGCTATGATTACgtcattttttaaaaagaatatgcGCAACTCATTTTCATGACCCATTCACACAACGAATGAACGATGTAAATTCATCgtaacaattcaaaaataacaattgttttgtaagtaatttcaaaatttatatccTTCATTTTGTGCATGCTGTTGTCTATGCCCTGCGTACTATGTTCATACACGTGGATGTCAAGTATCAAGAAAAGTCACTTCATGGAGTTTGAAGTATGCCCAATTAATCTAAATCATTTAATGCACTTATTCTGTGAAAGCCTCATAGACTGACAGAGAAAGGATCTTGCGATATCATAATTAGTGCAGAGTTGAATTGTAGAGTCATGCGATCCTTAATCATAGATTTAATTCACACTTTTTGATAAGATACAATTCGCAATTACAGTGTCTATCGATAATATACAAAGTAGagtattaaagtaaacaatggTTAGGTACCAGGGTAGCAGAGGGTGTAGGGGGTTGGGCGATCGGTATTTGGTGCTCGCATTGTCGTTGAATAACTTTTGTCCCTATTGTGTTGCTGAAAGTAGAGCCACAAAGACTCTACGGCGTGGAACATAAACCGAAATTCATCAGCCGCCGATTGTTCGTTTCTTAATGGTGTTTGCAgctagatttatttatatttactctaTTTTCTTATGAGACatattaacttgtttttaagatttaaaaatgttttctatttttcatttgaatttttgattaaTAAGCTGCATTGTGTAAAAGCTAATTTAAagctgattttattaatatgctCATAGTGAACTGACTTGTATCTATTCATGTTTGGTTGCAGTCCGATATAAGTAGAGTTCCAATGTGTCTTGCGAAATACCTTATccttgaagtaaaataaatgtaaatcacAGATTAATATCAGGTAAACTGTAAAAACCACTAAAGAATTGGATTTGCCACACGGCAACTGAAGATTCCGTACAAAGAGGTTTGAGAGAACCAATATGCAGAAAACATTGGTCACCCAACAAGtttatgaatcaaataattACCAACCTGTTAATAACGACAACAGAAATATATGATGTGTGAACTATTGAGATTAATGTTACCTTAATCTAAAATCTACCACGGTTACGGAacggacggatggacagacaatGTAGCCTTAAGTAAGGGTTTCTTTTTACCCCTTGGTCACAGAAACCTAAAAAGCAGCGCAATAGTATTCTTCATTAGATCCTGTTTTAGAATAAATGTTGGTCATTTATGTCTCTGTATTGAATGTAGATCTACATTACACAGAAGCATTGATCTcatagtaatatattaaatcgCATCATTAATTCAGTATAGACGGCCGTTGCAGGTATAAAACGAGATAGCGCACTACAagatgtagagcgccatctctcttccacaattacaacaatattactttgaaatggGTGCGCGACATATCGCGGGCTCgaatcccgcgtaggacaagcgtttgtgtgatcgacgaatgcttgtcctgagtttgggtgttttttgcatgtgatttgaatgtttgtgaaagtcaAGCCCCGCaactcaaggattaaatttcatAGTGCGGGTATATAAAAGATTTACAGTGCTAGGCAATATAATTAAACTCGATCCAACTACTGAAGTACCAACTCTGATGACGCTTTGCAGCTTCTGTTATTCATCTATAACACATGCAATCTTAGTGTCAGTCGGTTGTATTATTAATCAGCTGCATGtgttaaaacttttgttattcagtagatgtttttatgtattgagAAGTTTTTATGGTAAGACACCCACGGAGCTTCATGAATTCAATAAATCGTGACcgagttttattacttttatacagATTGTTTTACTGTTAGTTGTTACAGACACACATTGAATCATATCAATAATAGCTGTTGCCTATTCGCTAATACAATATTCATACCTAAATTCTATTAAGAAAACTCgagatattttataagtattgaaCTTGTTGCCGTCAATTTTCTACCATCGACTCTACCTTACGGGATAGCtgtgaaacaattgaaaatcacaGTCATTCACATCAAGTCGGCAACACAAAACGCTCCAAGCCTTCGCACTACGTGTAAAGGATAATCACAGCGGCATTAGATACAGAAGTTCCGTACAGCGACACTTTACATCGGAATACATCTCCGCAAAGCGCCAGAGAATGAGGGCGGCACACAAAGGGGGTAGAAAAATGGGTAACCTACTCCTACAAGCTTTACAAATCTTACTATTCACATAAACATCCATAGAAATCACGGAGGCCATGCTTTGCTTCTCATATAATTATTCTGGGGACGTTGGGGGCTCTTTAGTgcttttaagtttttacttttacctAGTTTTCATctgacttcaaaaaagaggtggttctcaattcgtctttttagttttttgttaccTCAACTCTTTGGATGAACTGATTTACGGCCGATTCCAATAACTTATCTATCACCAGTTTTGGCCTACTAAAGATAGAAAATTCTATCTATCATCGGTTTTGATGTTCCAATATAATACTGATGGGTATGACAACTAACCGCCATACGCTATCTATCGTTGGGAGGGTCTATCTCTTAACGCAGATagatatttctatgaaattgcAACATTATGCGTCCCAATATCCTTTTGATAGCTATCTGTCAGTGATGTCAATACAAGAGATAACCAAATTTGTCAATCCGTCGAATTGCAGGGATATGCAAATATATCGTAAACTATCTTTCAAATACATTCGTAGAAGTGCAGTGTTTCTAGTATGTCCGAGTCTAGTGAAAGTGATTTATCCATGTTAATGGAATTATCTGATTGGGACAGTGATTTTGAAGAAGAAtcccataaaaataacaagaccCGCGTAAACCATATGAACGAATTAAACAGTAGCGAATTCACGTATAGATTTCGCTTAAACAAAACTGctgttagtaatttattttttcagaaatatatcCTTTGTTAATATGGTGTTACATGAACTTAGTGACAATAATATTGATGAGCGACAAGACATGATAAACAATTACTTTGGAGAGTAAGTTATTTGTGATCCCATgtctttcatttcaataactgCATGCATGATGACACATACATGATTAatgttaggtatattttatttgttccagATTTGATTTGAGTGAATAACTGTGAATTGAAGTGTAATTGTAAGTTCattcaataaagaaaaacaaaactttattttaatacttctttattttgctctaagtctaattttaactttttatttgttaattccaTGTGTTCTATTTCTAATTctaatttcttctttttagtaatataataatcagcAATAGCTTGATTTCGTGCAGCTCGAGTCCTTATGTCATCATCCAGTAGCCTACGTTTTtctttatctgaaaataaatataattattacttaaaaaattggttttattgcaataatgtaaattagtttttccAGACCATCCCAAATGtactaaaaactgtttagattacACATCCATATAAATGTGAATTACCCAAATGCAATATTGCATCAAATAGTTGGGTATTTAAGgtcttatataaaatattagtaacaaaCATCTGACCTATACATAGCATgcaaacacttattttaaataattattaataactatattttgtCGATATATTAATCTATGAGTACTTAGCagttaaatatgtttgtgttttatcaTATACAATTGCGAACAATTGCTGACAGTAGATACATACTAATATTGTTGCCACTGggagatttaaaaaagaatttcttTGGTTTCGGACTTGTCACAACCAGCTGTTGGATATTCCCTGATGATTCAATCTCATTTTCGACACCACCATCATTCAAAACCTCGGAATCTACCGTCACCTCGGAATCTACCGTCACCTCAGCATCTCCTCCAAATGATACAGTGTAACCCTCACATGTTGCACCTAAAATGGATGCCACTCTGTCCAGTGCATCATCTGGTGGAATGTATTCTGGCTTGCCACCACCTGTCTGCAAGTGtagatacattatattattaacacaatgtgttgattcatttttatatacctagatgtcatctatgtatataaaaatacacaagagTAAGGACGAAATGACTACCTTAATTTGGTTCATCCTAATTTTGGTAGATCTTTTACGAgcagtttttttaaattctccCATTTCAATTTAAGTTGCTCTGTTCTTCGCGGGTAACTTGATACAGATGCATTGAATGCTCCTGTAATTTTAGTCCAGGCAGCTTCTTTAAGCTGATTATTGGCAGCGTTTGTAGCCTTGCTTGTAATCACCTTATTAGCTTCAATAAGGTCAATTAGCTAGGCCACCTCATCTTTAGCTAAAGGTACACCTTTTGTCTGAAaaccaaacaaatattaaatacagtGTTGATCCTAATTATATGTaaagaaagacaaaaaaaaattgttccgAGGTTTATTTAGTTTGCAAGATAATTTCGTGGGTAATTTACTAAAAAGCCTCCGTCACTTGTATAGGCACGTATATAATAATGTCTGGTAATACTTACAGTGctcattataatgtaaaaaaaacttgatatcACAACAATAGGAGCGGTAGCGTTGACGGttgaaaatttgaaactttaaaCTTGAATAGTTAAATTGACACTTGACTACGTTTCGTACTTCCGTTTTATGCgccaaatatttgtttgataaaataatgacaatgaAACATAACTATGaagaaaaaattattttagCATAAAGATATATCCAATGCTTAAATTCGatcaatttgtattgttttatagaaaagttatatgaaataatatttgtttcgacgttgcttttttttgtagcttttgtAGTAACAAAACGTTTGGGAGGGCTGGATAGTTGAGCTTATCTACAGATGTCGATGTCTCGATAGACGTTATCGTCACTTGTGGAACGCAAA
This sequence is a window from Trichoplusia ni isolate ovarian cell line Hi5 chromosome 15, tn1, whole genome shotgun sequence. Protein-coding genes within it:
- the LOC113501383 gene encoding uncharacterized protein LOC113501383 codes for the protein MGEFKKTARKRSTKIRMNQIKTGGGKPEYIPPDDALDRVASILGATCEGYTVSFGGDAEVTVDSEVTVDSEVLNDGGVENEIESSGNIQQLVVTSPKPKKFFFKSPSGNNINKEKRRLLDDDIRTRAARNQAIADYYITKKKKLELEIEHMELTNKKLKLDLEQNKEVLK